ccttttgggggacgtgatgcagctcgatctcCTAGAATTTGTACTCAAGCTTGCatacctcctggcagtatgctatcatgagggggcttttgcaggaggactccttcatgacctggtcaacaACCAACTCCGAGTCGACCAGACGTAGAGTCATGTtgcaccaagctcgatggcaatgtgtagcccgttgatgagggccttgtattccaatgtgttgtttgaggccaagaaATGGAGGTGGATGACATAGTGAAGCCAACTCCCATCCAAGGAGATTGGAACCACTCCATCCCTAGAGCTGagtgccattatggacccatcgaagtacattgtccagtactcaagGGTGGCGTCCGTGTCGGTAGCtgcacctccatccattcggtgacaaaatcctgtgagagcctaagatttaatagcggtatgggggatatacctgatgttgtggcccatgagtttaagtgcccacttggagatccatcccacggCATCGCGGTTGaggatgatgtccccgagcgggtatgaagtgatgaccgcaacttcatggtcggtgaagtagtgcaagaGCTTCTAGGTCCCCATCAgcatggtgtataggagtttctgcacctagggggtactggaccttagggtcggtgagtacctccccaatgaagtatatgggccgctggaccttaaagtggtgtcccagctcctccctttcgatgactagggtggcgcttaccacatggttgctggcctctaggtagaggaggaggggttctccccatttaggagcaacgaggattggggctgacgtcagggatgctttgaggtTCTCTAGAGTCTACtaagcttcctcagtctagacaaaggcgtccatctttttgaggagcttgtagagtggcatcccccgtttgCCGAGCTAAGAGATGAACCGTCTTAGAGCGGCTagatagccggtgagcctttgcatgcccttgacgttgcgtatggggcccatgttggaaatggccatgatctttttggggtttgcctcgatgccgcgctcagaCATAATGTATCAtagtagcttcccctttggaacctcgaaaacacatttcttgACATTCAATCTGATGtcgaaccttcggaggttcatgaatgttgtggccaagtttgcgatcaggtcacaagctggagccattttgaccaatatgtcatcaacatagacgacgattATTGGTTTCAGCCGCTCGGCTTCattaggctgatcgagcgggttgatttggttAGCAAAGCATTGCtgtatgcacctttggtaggtggcgccagtgttcttcaggccaaaaggcatggttatgtagcagtacgaaccatactggggtgatgaacaaggttgtgagctgatcagattctttcatcgcgatctagtgatagcccgagtaggcatctagaTAGGAGATGATCTCACAAaccaaggtggagtcgactatctggtctatgcagtggcaaaggaaagtgatcctttggacatgctttgttgaggttagtataatcaacgcacattctccatttcacagtcttctttttaacaagaacgggattagcaagctagtcagagtggaatacctctctgatgaatccggctgcctggagtttggtgatctcttcgcctacGGCCCTTCGCCTCTTGTTGTCAAAGCAACGTAGGCATTGCATAGCAGGCTTCGAGCCTGAGATGAGgtgtagtgcatgctcggtgatgTCCTGCGTTATGCCTAGCATGTTAGATggcttccatgtgaagacatcgtgattggtatgtaggaagtcgacaagctcgcattcctatttggccgggagccaGGTCtcgatccgcaccgtcttggttgggttagtggggtcaatccctaccgccttggtttcctcgagtgcaTGGAAGGCCATTGCAGAGGTtagtttgttgcagtctaggactactgGGGTCGACGACTCTCCAAGCCACGGGagctcagatgagttgatgatcgcggtggcgagctcaaaatgctcacgATCGCACATGAAAgcatgcgagaaggcgctgcccATGGTGATGAAGCCAttcggtcccggcatcttcagcttgatgtaggtgtagttggggatcgccatgaatttggcatagcatggccaccccaagatggtgtggtaggaccctaggaagtccaccacttcaaatgtgaggacctctgagtggaagttggctcgattgccaaatgtgacgggtaggtcgatctagccgagcgggtatgcctgcactcccgggatcaccccgtggaaggAAGAGCCCACTGCGTGGAGTTCTGaccgggggatgcacatggcgtcgagggtgtttacgtagagtatgttgaggtcactgcctccgtccatcagcaccttggtgaggtgcttcttgtggacaatggggtcgatgatgagcgggtagcatcccaATCTCACGACGTGAGAGGGagggtccctctgatcgaaggtgatcagagattccgaccagctaaggaaggaggagacgaccgtcttggcggcgcatgcctccctatagcgcaccttgtgctggcgcttggactaGATGACGTCGGATccactgaagatcatgatgcattccttagggtgagggaagccatccccatccttgcctaccgtgcctcctttcttagctACCGCCTCTTTGCCGTCACCTTTTGGCCCGCCAGCCTATCacaggaaacatttgaggagctcatagtcattatagaggtgtttgatagggtaggtgtggttggtgcatgggctatccatgatcttgttgaagtggtcaggaagGCCTTGCTAGGGCTACTTGCCTGCACGATCAGCTGTAGCGACCAACACGGTGTTGTTTGATTGGCGCCGATCCTTTttattcttcttgcccctttgtgtggaggggccctcgtcttggtccacgcgcttggccttgcctttgtcctggcctccattgaagaccgctccaaccgcctcctcatcggaggcatggttagtggcaatgtcgagcaggtcgtgggtggaATGGGGCTtgaggcagccaagcttgtggatcagggactcgcaggttgtcctggAGAGGAATACGCTGATGACATCCAtatcgatgacatcagggagggagttgcatcattggaataacctacagatgtaatcctatagagactcgctgggctcctattggcagctcttgaggtcctaggagttaccaggttgaacatacgtcccctagaaatttctgacaaagaccctcttgaggtccgcctagtcgcgaatgctgtcatgtgggaggaattcaagccatgcctgaacatgttcccccacatagatggggagatattgaatgatgaaaaggtcattATCCACCCCTCCGGGTCGGTAGGCAAGTCGGAAATCTTCATCTcctcggtgtacttggtgatgttggtgggtggtcagaaGCACTGTGGGAACAGCGCTCTCTAGATACATTGACCAAAGGCCTATGGTCCTTGGCCCTCGAGGCTAGGACTCTAGTCGTCTGGCcagcgaccatgcctggggcatgtttcactgctcccctcgatggtttggttGGGTCCCATGTCGCCTACCCTCATCATCGCCcagtggacatcatcatcatgctaggccTGATGCTGGTTGCTAATGATGCTGTGAGCATCTTGGTGCAGACCGAGTCATTCACATACCGgcggttggtgtggagcaggcacTAGGTTGGACCACGGCACAGCCGCTACCTCCTGAGCTACGCTTGGCGGCTATAGTGgtgagcgaatggagcgatcTGTCTGGTGCgcccccactcccctagtggggagagagggagtGTGTCAGAGTCATGACGTGGAGCTTTCCACCTGTTAAACGGTGGTGGCTTCTACCAGCAcccggaggttctggtagacCACCCGCTCCTAGGGTCGACAGGCTCGGGAacgccacgtagaagcattgccgcatcggtgatgttctggctaggcCAAGTGAACTATGGGGGGTCATTCCTTTTGTTCATGATGTCATGCTAGACCTGGCGAGCGTGACCCCAGGCACCGCCTGTAgggtcatgcgcatggggcacaaTGTGCTGCACCGAGCGTGCCAGCGTAGGCGGTAGCTGGTTCTGCCGTCGTCATCGTAGCTCCTTGGCATGCTCTCGTGCAAGCGCGAGGGCCCCCACACATggatctagaggggtgtgagtctacatagACTCTAGAACCACCAGTGGCTACCCCGAgccatccgccatagcgcactcctaggacgaacggtggctaggcgccacgtcgTCAATGCTGGAGCCAttgctctcaacctcgtcatccaggagttcatggaaagtggtaggagcatagctcgccattcccacaaatttagatgtgagaggggtggtgccagcatccttcggagcccctgagcACACGCATCCATGGGAGACATGAGGCTGTAGGGGAACCAATCGTACAATGTTTGCGGTGCAGACAAAATggtccctctagataatcggcgggagatagtaaatagagaataaataatagtatgcacattactcacaacagggtttgagcagagagtttgctcggaatgaagcatagGCTCCTCGTCGTTGAAGTTGCCGTGCATCCCAGAGCCGagggagggtgcccctccgatggtcaccggaacaagtgcctcctcatggaggtgtagtacgtgaagccagtcggtgatgaagtctaggcttctgaagaggaaggcctaggatggcttgaaGATGGGTGGAGCCCGTATCCTAGCAGGTGGGAGTGTAGGAAACTCCAGTGAGTCAAAGCGAGTCATATCATTTGAGcccaccatggtgaaggtggcggaaaagtaggccatccgatgaccaaaaagtgttgaacgtacaacgtctttcccatggacggcgccaactgtcaacgcagaaagtgaccaacatgtaaatatttgtagttttgccatacgttgtgatcggaggtggcctagcactcaatgacatagggtttatactagttcaggcaacgtgccctatgtccagtttgagtcggtcggtgactttattcctgagcctaggtgctcaaagtttacagtggggttacaaaagagaaggagaaagatggggggtacatgaggtctggtcggactctggtctgagggGCCAAGAGTGTTGGGAGcttcgctatgtgctaagtgttcaagcgtgtgcttggtataactttagagtgtctaaagttacaaagggtgaatcaatgtaagtgaactgatcgatctatttattgggagagagtgcatccccttttatatatgaaggggatggacttacaagtgagagggagagagtatgtatgctactaagtcgtgttgcccacaccggtgggtacaagatgatggtaggcgcccacaatactgtttaatgttagatgcacgtgggaggttgcatcgtcttcttcttcttctggtatggaagACATCGGTCCTACCATACCGTTGATGCCGACAGGCAtacagggggttttaccatgttcgtctggtacggtaaatgccggcgcctacaacactgtttgatgcctagaggcatgtggggggatccttaccgtgtttgtctggtatgggagttgatggcgcccacaacactatagggaaaatgtcagcgcctacaacactgcttgggttctattaTGCGAGGGAGGTCATAGGGTAttgtcctgtaggtgtatagggtacgttcctcagtattgcggtttgacttgggTGCCCTGATTTACTTTCTTCGTCTGTtacctggtccttaccgagcggctGTCCCCAgttggttggtcctagtcggctctaattgcgccagttggagaagagcagtgagcaggggtttacCGCATCCCCAGTCGGAGATGTGGGTTAGAGTCAAAAGCGGTGTTTGGCCAAGCCCTCCAATCAGAGACGTCATCCAGTGGTGGGCCAGTGTCAAAAGCGAGTGATATTCCTTCTTcgtgaggccttccggtcggagaggcaggccagagttagaagcggacgtcattcctccttggccaggcgtTCTAGTCagagattggattgtccttctggcctgttgtttaggtgTTTTGGGCTGTCCCATGAGTTACGTGTTGCTCACAACATTGTCTATTTGGTCTGatcctttgttgggaagccggtccatgaggtgaaacaaccccgatttccgcgaagggaaatccacagagtcgaagtgtaataagatcgttgtagatcatattacccaaattccagtcgaatatcacatccatacaacaataatatcagagtacaaatagtgcgaaattacataatttattacatcgctgcattggcggaatcaaaagtagcattcattcagaacagcttgaagataagatcgccaaactcgagcgtaggcacgaacccctcatatgtcaaactcctcggagctatactcctcagcagaacctgtgtgccaaaatttatcagtacgatttgtactagccactcccatccctatgagcattgctttgtggaatttggatgcaagttggtataagcaaagtgaacctataaggctagggtttcctatgcaatagcatatcaagtaaatagtaatagtttgtcaagttttaacaccattcccacacctattccacccattcccatcctagagccaggtttcgatctagggatcgacataccaccatctccacaccatcaccataccataccatcactcagtcgacaggccaactccctctcggcactgtctcaaggcccgtagcccctggctatgaccaacactctctcacgggggaagaagagaaggactcatctcactatctagtttaagcgaaactcaggaaaggtccatagctgacaagttggcacatgtatcgatcgatcaaccatacactctacagaggttttacataaccacaagatctgccttcctcgctgaccgtcgtcaactgggctgattccggccgcttgctagcctaggataatgccactctaccattcagccctggtacaccccaagtccagtctggggtggctgaaactgtgagtcatgagctgggtccacaaggtctccatgaagtctcagaagggtgtgggggaaatccaccgcaccccgtacctccttacattgtTCGCtaacaacctagtagtagtggcaatatcctaccaagtagtccgaccgtcccacaccatatagggtgagtggtacataaggcttcccggtgaatctaagtactagtaagtccttagggatgaccaagccagaatgtcttcatcagggtttccatttaccatgccaccacagcacctccaccctaggctcctcccatcacaggttcacacccaagggcCACCTTATATAATATTTACCCactacaggtatccattctaggggtgcccaggtagcaccccacggcaagacttgccccaggctcgtcgtatactccaacttggtcgacacaaccctcaccctccacgcacccaagtcacacacgcagcactcttcccatggtccagataacaccagtttccaccatgcctccatatagtgcaagcgtagtagaagtagtaaGCATTGAAATATattagcaagcgtgtgactagcctaacagcaggatgagaaggggtaaggttgcgtcaaggtaaaggccatcatgaaagcatactaccatgcaagtcctaccataATGTGATCATGACAATAAAGTAAGCGCTAGcatttctatattagccatgcgtaataggtgctacgagattgggtgggatgtggcaccttcagtgtagtcgtctccgtactcttcacggtactcacgatcctcatctGTCTATTTCTACttcgagtctacaaacgatcgtaatacagtcgcgttagcgacgtctatagaatagcacaaagaagcaatgaaaattcaaaagtgccaaatgcactcaaacatgggttcattacgtagagcttgattttagatgaattttggtcctggtttcgtatttttctgaggtcatatgaattagttatgaatttccgaagtttaaatctatttctgaaaatggaaaaggctgaattaatcccgggctgacacgtgtcacgctatgATTGGGCCACGCggcttgctgatgtcagcatgacgttagCATCATGGTTCTGAGCTAacgggtggggtccagctgacgtcagcatgacatcaccttggctgtgctggcttctg
This DNA window, taken from Miscanthus floridulus cultivar M001 chromosome 13, ASM1932011v1, whole genome shotgun sequence, encodes the following:
- the LOC136499794 gene encoding uncharacterized protein; the encoded protein is MAIPNYTYIKLKMPGPNGFITMGSAFSHAFMCDREHFELATAIINSSELPWLGESSTPVVLDCNKLTSAMAFHALEETKAVGIDPTNPTKTVRIETWLPAK